The genomic interval ctagaaattgaacaatttcgtgataaaaccattttcatcaaatcgaATCGCGGTGCACCAGTATCATTTCTTATTACGCCCACAAAAGCTGGACCAATTAAAATCAAAGTCACGGCCACATCATCGCTAGCTGGTGATGCAGTTGAAAGAACTCTTCTGGTTGTACCTGAGGGTGTGCCACAACGCAAAACCGAtgcatttttcattgatttgagaGACAGATCAGAGTTCAATGATAAATTCACCATTGAGATACCAAGTAACGCTGTGCCAGACTCAACCCGAATCACCGTATCTGGAGTCGGTAAGAATTTTAGTCAGAATTAAGCTACACCTCTCAACGCAAAAGGAACTGACTGACTTACACTCTCCAGGTGACCTTATGGGtaattcgattaaaaatcTCGACAAACTCATTCAAATGCCCAGCGGGTGCGGTGAACAAAACATGTTAAATTTCGTTCCGTGCATTGTGGCTATCAACTACTTGAAGCATACCGGTCAACTGACTGAGTCTATCAAAAGTAAAGCGCTAAATTTCATGGAAATCGGATACCAGAGGGAACTGACTTACAAACATAGCGATGGGTCCTTCAGTGCGTTTGGTAAATCGGATGATAGTGGAAGTACATGGTTGACAGCGTTTGTAGTGCGATCGTTCCTACAAGCCAGAAATCACATGATGGTTGAGGACAACATTATCGGCGAAGCTTTGAATTGGTTACAAGACAAACAGGTTTGTAATTGGTATTCCAGCCAGGACATTCACTAAAGTGCGGAgacgtttttcttttaatgtaGGCTCCGAATGGAAGTTTCCCGGAAGTGGGTCGAGTTATTCATGAGGATATGCAAGGAGGTTCTAGCGAGGGTGTAGCACTCACTGCCTTTGTAGTTACTGCATTTTTAGAGGATCAGACTAGGATCGCCACTTATCGTGACACTATCAGTAGAGCTCTAGAATACATTATTAAGAACTTGGAAGGTGTAGATGATGCTTATTCGCTGGCAGTAGCTTCATATGCCACTCAACTGGCCAAAGATCAAACTCGCACTGCATTACTGCAGAAATTAGATGCTAGCGCTAAGACAAACGGTAAATTGTGACATAGAGATCGCATATGTTTACTGAAGTCAGCGATTTTTGCAGGTGACTTTAAACATTGGGAAAAGGCCGTACCGCAAGAAGAAACCGAAAATCCATGGCTTTTGCAGAAAAATTCAGTTAACGTTGAAATTACTGCCTATGCCTTGCTAACATTTATCCACAATAATCAAATTACGGAAGGTCTCCCCATTATGAAGTGGCTGTTGAGtcagcaaaatgaaaatggtggCTTCCAATCGACTCAGGACACTGTTGTCGGCATTACAGCTCTGGCTAAATATGCCGAAAAAATAGCACTTGGTCAAAGCGATAATGTTGTGATTGATGTCTCATACAATAGCGACAGCGAATCAGCAATCAACATAAACAAGCACAACGCCTTGGTGCTGCAGACGATAGAGGTAAATGGTACAGTTCTATGTAACCGTTATCGAATCTCTCTTCAATGTATCTGCCTTCAGATTCCATCCAGTGTACGATCCATTAATGTTAAGGCCACAGGAAGCGGCTCCGCTCTGTGCCAGCTGTCCTACAAATATAATCTGAATGAAACCAGTGAATGGCCACGATTTGTGCTGGATCCACAAGTGAATAAAACCTCAAATTCAGACCATTTGCACCTAACCGTTTGCACCAGTTTCGTTCCGTCCGGTGGTGTAACTCAATCGAACATGGCCGTAATGGAAGTTTCATTACCGAGTGGTGTCGTCGCCGATTTAGAAAAGATTCCGTTACTGCAGTCGTCTAGTGGAGTGAAGAAAGTTGAAACTAGAAATGGAGACACCATTGTCGTTGTATACATTGACAAATTGAGATCGGAAGCACTTTGCTTTGTCATCGACGGATATAGAACGAGTAAAGTCGCCAATCAAAAGCCATCTCCGATTATAATTTATGATTACTACGACACTTGTAAGTTACATGAAAAGCTTGCatagagggatttttttgaaaaaccttCCACTTCTCCTTAGAGAgcataacttgagtaaatctcaagcgatttttaattacttttttCCCCGAGAAAGGCAATCATAATTATGGGTTTAAGATCAAAGATAAGCATGTTTGGGTCGGTCTTTCCTGAGCTAGGTCCGCCTAAGTGTTTCAAtgggaaaatataaaaaatatttttccggaTCTATACCGGTATTATACTGGCAACGGTACAAACATGCATGACGTGACGACGTGTATAAACTCGAGATTCCGTGATTTGCATTCCGTGCAAAggaaagattaaaaaaatatgctTCCTACTGCGGgacgaaagaaagaaatttaaaatcacGGACCGAAAGTGACAGATATGTTCGCCCCTTTGACTTACATTTTTCTGTCACTTTCAGCCCTTAagttaacatttttgaattttcgtcCCCAGTAGGCATCatataaatagttatttgtgtatctgttttggacgattgtttttaggcaatttcgcgagttttcgaccccttacatgaaaatttttttgagtatctgttttggacgttcgattttaggcactttcgcatgtagccctcacttctttcggcaactcgcgaaattgcctaaaatcaaacgtccaaaacagatacacaaataactaatgTAACTCTTTCTAGTTGCTAACTCGTTGGTCGTAGAAAGGAAATTACAAAATTCGAGATGTATTGGTTAGTCGAGAGAATGTCGATTGTAGTAACATTTGAATGTTTCGTTTTTCTCGAGGTTTTTTTCGACTTCGTTCCGGAAAACAAACACATTCTCACGCATGTTTAGTGTCATTGCTCTGAGACCATTACTGCCGTAattcgaaagaaaaacaatttccaatgaaataacaaaagaattattggaaaatcttttgttatttccactgaaaattgtttcttaagtgttcattccactcaacagaaagtactccgtgagagagcgagctgtcaaataaacaaagaaaaaattgaaaaaattcaattttgtctctcacacggagtactattttggtaagaggaaactaagcattatcGAAATTACGGCAGATTAGTGATCAGGGAAAATAGTAATCCAGTGGAATCGCAGGAAGTTCACTGaaatagtcaattttttttatcaattgttGTGATTGTGTGCATGAATTATAAACCCAATGAGATCCTATTTGCTCAACACACACGAGGCATCGAAAACGTGCTTCAACCAAAATTGTCTTTGTTCTTTGATGCTTAACGAAACTATAACAAAGAGAATTTTGGACTTTCTCGCACATAAACCCATAAAAAAAGACCATTGGAAAATGCTGttcttcaaaagaatccctcatatcATTTCGACACGTTTATCgttccaatttttgtttttagccaAAAAAGCAACGAAGTTCTACCAAAGTTTCAAAActaatttatgtgaaatttgCGATGACATTGAGTGCAAGAACGCATGTATGGGTGTGTACTGTCTGCTCTGCTCATAATGTTATCCTCTGACTGCgttatcattttaatttttttttagctaaAACTGCAGCGGTATAATCCAACCTTGATGGCCAAATTAGTGCAAAATCTTCAGCATATGTAGAAATGTAGTTGTTGCTTTTGTTGCAAACCTGTTCAAACATTACTAGCCTAATGGTGTGCCCTGGGAAGtgatatttaaattgaaattgttgtagccaaaatttagtaattttttaataataaatgcTGAAGAATGGAACCATTGAAgtttgtgcaaaaaaaaacatggaCCCAAAGTTCCTAGTGAATTCGAATGCAGCGtacattattttcattgtaacGGTTCTgatttcaatagaattttAGAATAAAAGCGAAGGCTATTGCTACCGTTATGCCGTTTGAAGGACATTCAGGAAGTTGAGGTAAGAGTTTTATTTCACAAAACGAACTTAAAATGCAATCGGATCGAAATTGATCTCAGCAAAGCATCCATTTTTTGGTGTCATCGTTGCTGTTTTGAACAGCACTTCGATCGTCTCCTCTGTCTTAGGCGATCGGGAAAAGCTGTATTGGGACAAAATTGTAGCCAACACGAATGGCATCACGAACTTAGCGTAACTGTAGCCAATGCAGCGTCGTTTTCCTTTTCCGAACGGTTGAAACACGACATCGTAGTCAGGGTGTTTTTGTTCGTCCAAATGACGTTCCGGCCTAAAGATTTCCGGGTTGTCCCAGAATTTTGATGAGTGGTGCATTTGGTACAGACCGATTTGAAGGTGCACTCCTTTGGGGATGGTATAAATGTGTCCGTCTTCAGATTTATAATCGAAATCACGTTCGCCTGATCTGTAAGAGTTGATTTCGAAATTGAACGTATGGGAACAAGACAAGCATTCTTACCGGCTTATAAATGTGGTCTGCGGTGGATACATTCTGAGGCTCTCTTTGATGACGAGGTCCAAATACTTCAAATTAGAAATGCTGTCAGCACAAATTCGCCCCTCGTTTTCCTGCAAATGACATCGAATTTCATCACGAACCATTCGTTGTGCCTGCTCGTTATTAGTCAAAAGATGTAATGTGAACGCTAAGCCAGCACTGAGAGTTTCGTAAGCTGCttcgtaaaataaaatggaatttgcGAGAACTTTCTCTTCATCGTCCTGTATTTCTGAGTCCAACATAACTTGTAAAATATCACGACTACGACTTTCGCTGCTACGTCGCTCCTGTTGTACCGACTCGCAAAAATTACGTAATTCGGTTGACTTTGATGTCcctaatttgattttcatccatTGATGCCATATCCTAATGCGTTGTAAAATTGTCATGTCAGGAAAGCAAAGGAAGAGTTGCGTCAGCCATGAATTTGAAGCATTTTTAGAGAATTCCTCATCAACAGCCGCTCTCAAATTGCCATTACCACTAAAATTTGCATGAACTCCGAATCCAGTTTGTGAAATCAATTCGAACGTAAATTTCTGCAGCAACGGATAAATGTTGACCTCGGCGCTGTGCTGCGCTCGAATCGCATCCATCAATTCTTGTTCAACACATCTAGCTACGGTTGGTGTGAAGCTTTTGATCATGTTAGAACTGAAACTCTTGCTCAGGATTGCTCTCAGCCGTTTCCACTTTTCAACTGAAAGATTTCCCAACATTTTCGCCCGCATCGGATCAGGATTAATACCACCGGGAACACGTCTTGGCCTTTCTTCGAAGTTTCTGATTTGATTCGCGAGGTTAGGGTCTGCGATGAGTATTACTGGCTTAGCACCAATGTAATAGCCGCAAATGGGCCCGTatctgaaaatttaataaaatattttagcatTGAAATTGATATCTCTCTGATGGTTCCAAGGGGTAGTACATCGAAAGAGGCTTTTTAATTTCATGCTTATCAATTAGGTTTGAATGTGCGTCAATTGGATAATTAGTTAGACAACAAAAGCTCCAGAATTATGGAAATAGAAGTGACTCAACTCTCAGAAGAAATTTACACCCGAGGTATCtctacaaaatttttgatcactttactttttcccaaattttgtcACAGATGCCCTTTAGTTTTCTGCCCCGTGGTCCCACTCTGTCCcattcaaagtatataaacatcagtcaaaaaacccttaaaggttaaatgtgacgcaagtcctttatcttacttacaaaataactgatatcgcactggtgacgcattgtgcgctgTACGCAAAAGTcttatccacaaaaaattcacccaaaaaaattttgaaagaaagttttacaaaaaaaaatttgcgtcacaagtggcagatgattcgacTTTCTTACGtgtaaattctttcagtacattctttaaccatttttctaacaatattttcctcaacatctgccacttgtgacgccgtcctcaaaaaaattttgttaaaacatttttggtagtggacttgcgtaacgcccgcttactaacgtgcgggcacgATAAACACTTTGTCCCATTGACCTTtttcaatactctctctagcaaccaaactctcagctctcttcacccttatttctttgtattctacaaaccaTATTCTACATTCTtactgactacgctgtaatttacatgtaaattccaaaggctacttgattctttcacccccttaataaaagtagtttgtttgcaAGAGAGAGTGAtgcctttttcatatttttgctaatgaagaaatagttatttatgcaacgtACAAAGTACTAATTATGACACAAGTTAATTCATCTTATCACTAATATGCAGCCAATTAAATATCACCAGCATCGTTTTAAGAATTTCAACTCAACCGAACCGAATTCATTGCACAGATTCACTAACTAAATTACTAAACAAAAATCACCAAAATTGTACGATACTAAATTTTTCTATAGCCGGGCTTCtattaagagcaatggaccctttgcaaatttcgttagaccgactcgaagggccatcgctgatttttgcgaTAGTGACGAGAGctatttccacaatctatattTTTACGCCAAAATAGGCTACAAAGCAAAACATCCACTGCACTTaaagtaattgaaaaatttacgaattttatctttaaaaaatgtgtttgtaagtttacatttccaaaattcactttcgtagctggttgcagaaaacgttgtatacaacacATTGCGAAATGAGGGGGTTTTATGACACGATATCAAACTCGCTTCGCAACATTACATTTAGTGACGAAAATAAACCCATTTCccaacttgttgcataaataactacttAACTTACTTGTCGATCATTTCCGAGTCCCATATTACATTCGGGGTTGAATTGTATTCTTTCATATGACCGAAAATGAAATGCGGCCGTGGACCAGGTATGTTAAGGTCTTGCAACAGACGCATCTGTCGAGTGCGAGAAAAATACCatcgaacaattttcattaaaataatagCAGCAAGAACAgtaattgaaaatgtgaacACCGAGATCAACACCGTCATTTTAATATACAgaaatacaaaatacaaaagttTTAGTCAAAATATAATAGTAAATCGAAACGATACCAAAATTAGTAAGATACTGAACACTCAGTTCTACTGTTGAAAGTGAAATGATGTTTTATGTTTGGTAAGATaaacaatttctattttagCATGGGTTACAATGTGTTTATTGTACAAATGTACAATGGAAGATAAACTGCCTTCACGTATATTTTTCCTGTAATACTGACAGTGTAGCAAACAAATGTATTGTCACTTTTGCTCGACGTAGGTTGATGGAAAGCATATAGTGAAACGTTCAAATAAAACCGTTGTAAAAAGGCTGGTCTGTCAAT from Bradysia coprophila strain Holo2 unplaced genomic scaffold, BU_Bcop_v1 contig_732, whole genome shotgun sequence carries:
- the LOC119084267 gene encoding cytochrome P450 3A8-like, which encodes MTVLISVFTFSITVLAAIILMKIVRWYFSRTRQMRLLQDLNIPGPRPHFIFGHMKEYNSTPNVIWDSEMIDKYGPICGYYIGAKPVILIADPNLANQIRNFEERPRRVPGGINPDPMRAKMLGNLSVEKWKRLRAILSKSFSSNMIKSFTPTVARCVEQELMDAIRAQHSAEVNIYPLLQKFTFELISQTGFGVHANFSGNGNLRAAVDEEFSKNASNSWLTQLFLCFPDMTILQRIRIWHQWMKIKLGTSKSTELRNFCESVQQERRSSESRSRDILQVMLDSEIQDDEEKVLANSILFYEAAYETLSAGLAFTLHLLTNNEQAQRMVRDEIRCHLQENEGRICADSISNLKYLDLVIKESLRMYPPQTTFISRSGERDFDYKSEDGHIYTIPKGVHLQIGLYQMHHSSKFWDNPEIFRPERHLDEQKHPDYDVVFQPFGKGKRRCIGYSYAKFVMPFVLATILSQYSFSRSPKTEETIEVLFKTATMTPKNGCFAEINFDPIAF